The Rhododendron vialii isolate Sample 1 chromosome 8a, ASM3025357v1 genome has a window encoding:
- the LOC131298377 gene encoding RNA demethylase ALKBH9B — protein sequence MSDDSRARPDDSRARPDDPFLLNYDPTELRIASEFLSNWLPFLSRDLCSHCRHTLSKRVKSLDPEIGGDVEPIKQDENLAVLTLDNVEAKHVNTNEDDYDTNSLGSWKAAEDMNDTADTSSFGSWKDEANGLSGDSGPNSEGSTSEKVGSLVVPAASPKVRMSWADMAQEDEHDFEEEENEISRESIDGVSQSGQGIGKVKVQVQQKPELSRDQREYLRFSNLQRNKDFISLERVNGKFVNILDGLELHTNVFSAVEQKRIVNFVYELQERGEKGEFRERTYTAPRKWMKGKGRVTIQFGCCYNYAMDKNGNPPGILQNEMVDPIPNLFKRMIKRLVKWHVLPPSCVPDSCIVNIYDEGDCIPPHIDNHDFVRPFCTVSFLSECNILFGSNLKVLGPGEFSGSTAIPLPVGSVLVLNGNGADVAKHCVPAVPTKRISITFRKMDESKRPVVFIPEPDLQGIKPLSYETERSKRATPSRPNLPVRRQSFTREDNMDRTRGLLGRGGNYSEPQLQITLGPSNRRRVRVNLGT from the exons ATGAGCGACGACTCCCGAGCTCGACCCGACGACTCCCGAGCTCGACCCGACGACCCGTTCCTGCTCAACTACGACCCGACGGAGCTCCGGATCGCTTCGGAGTTCCTCTCCAACTGGCTCCCTTTCCTCTCCAGAGATCTCTGCTCCCACTGCCGTCACACCCTCTCCAAACGCGTGAAATCCCTCGATCCAG AAATTGGTGGAGACGTGGAACCCATAAAACAAGATGAGAATTTGGCAGTTCTGACCCTGGATAATGTGGAGGCAAAACATGTTAATACGAATGAAGACGATTATGATACGAATTCTCTGGGTAGTTGGAAGGCTGCTGAGGACATGAATGACACAGCAGATACAAGTTCATTTGGGAGTTGGAAAGATGAGGCAAATGGTTTGTCAGGAGACTCAGGACCCAATTCAGAAGGCTCAACCAGCGAAAAGGTTGGCTCACTGGTGGTTCCTGCAGCGAGCCCAAAGGTGCGGATGTCTTGGGCTGATATGGCACAAGAAGATGAACATGATTTTgaggaggaagagaatgaaataAGTAGGGAGTCTATTGATGGTGTTTCTCAATCAGGACAGGGGATAGGGAAAGTGAAAGTTCAAGTTCAGCAGAAGCCGGAGTTATCTAGGGATCAGAGGGAGTATCTCCGCTTCAGTAACTTGCAGAGGAACAAGGATTTTATTTCCCTGGAGAGAGTTAATGGAAAGTTTGTCAACATTCTTGATGGGCTGGAGCTTCACACTAATGTGTTTAGTGCTGTAGAGCAGAAGAGAATTGTTAACTTTGTTTACGAGCTGCAGGAGAGGGGAGAGAAAGGTGAATTCAGAG AGCGCACTTACACTGCACCTCGAAAGTGGATGAAGGGCAAAGGGCGTGTGACTATTCAATTTGGTTGCTGTTACAACTATGCAATG GACAAAAATGGAAATCCACCTGGCATCCTTCAGAATGAAATGGTAGATCCTATTCCTAATCTTTTTAAGAGGATGATAAAGAGGCTTGTTAAATGGCATGTTCTTCCTCCATCTTGCGTGCCGGACAGTTGCATAGTCAACATTTACGACGAAGGGGACTGCATACCTCCTCACATTGACAACCATGATTTCGTTCGACCTTTTTGTACCGTTTCATTTCTTAGCGAGTGCAACATATTATTTGGATCAAACCTGAAGGTTTTGGGACCTGGTGAATTCAGTGGTTCCACTGCAATTCCCTTGCCTGTTGG GTCTGTCCTTGTTTTGAATGGAAATGGGGCTGATGTGGCTAAACATTGTGTACCTGCAGTTCCTACGAAAAG GATATCTATTACATTCAGAAAAATGGATGAATCAAAAAGGCCTGTTGTGTTTATCCCAGAACCTGATTTGCAAGGGATCAAGCCATTGTCGTATGAAACTGAAAGATCAAAAAGGGCAACTCCATCAAGACCAAACCTTCCTGTGAGGAGGCAGTCATTTACAAGGGAGGATAACATGGATAGAACGAGGGGACTGCTAGGGAGAGGTGGCAACTACTCTGAACCTCAACTTCAGATTACACTGGGTCCTTCTAATAGGCGGAGAGTCAGGGTGAATTTGGGCACTTga
- the LOC131298384 gene encoding uncharacterized protein LOC131298384 encodes MNTTTTAMSFAKPFTTTSSQIPTTTQHHHRHLRPLTLARIKCKSSSSSSDSNITTSNSSGNASPPVPPPPPSPEQVLFRRGRRRSRKEKEDAVVATGQPKKVEKKDWDSMTMSEKAIELYVGEKGILFWLNKLAYASIYVMIGGWILFRFVGPALNLYQLDSAPLPPTAMLKGS; translated from the coding sequence AtgaacaccaccaccacagcaATGTCCTTCGCAAAACCattcaccaccacctcctctcaGATTCCCACAACTACccaacaccaccaccgccaTCTCCGACCGCTCACACTTGCCCGCATCAAATgcaaaagcagcagcagcagcagtgaCAGCAACATCACCACCAGCAACAGCAGCGGAAATGCGTCGCCGCCAGTGCCACCGCCCCCACCGTCGCCAGAGCAGGTCCTGTTCCGGCGAGGGAGGAGGAGGTCGAGAAAGGAGAAAGAAGATGCGGTGGTCGCCACCGGGCAGCCCAAGAAGGTGGAGAAAAAGGACTGGGATTCCATGACTATGTCAGAGAAGGCTATAGAGCTGTACGTGGGGGAGAAGGGCATCTTGTTTTGGCTCAACAAGTTGGCCTATGCTTCCATCTACGTCATGATTGGAGGTTGGATTCTGTTCCGGTTCGTGGGTCCAGCCCTCAACCTCTACCAGCTTGACTCTGCTCCTCTGCCTCCAACTGCCATGTTGAAGGGCTCATGA